One genomic segment of Vulpes lagopus strain Blue_001 chromosome 9, ASM1834538v1, whole genome shotgun sequence includes these proteins:
- the LOC121499151 gene encoding synaptotagmin-17-like has translation MLVLGSDTSKSTYSLTRRISSLAPRPPAPHLLILNPLSLAFSAPKKEPIQPSVLRWTYTPDNYFRKFKPLLYSLDSNSNDLDFLTDEEVLSKDQLDMLRLSTQYDLPHSHLTVQVIEARDLPPPISHDGWCQDMAHWSPYVKICLLPDQRNSKQTGVKCKAQKPVFEGRYTIEIPLLGAQRRPLLLTMVNFDKFSHHCVTGKVSVPLCQVDLVEGRPWWKALVPRSQNEVELGELLLSLNSLPSAGRLNVDVIGAKSRLQTDVSQGSDPFVKIQLVPGLKLVKTKKTSFLRGTIDPFYNESFSFKVPQEELENASSVFTVFGHNLKSSNDFIGRLVTGQYSSGPSESSHWWQMLNTHRPPWNSGTA, from the coding sequence ATGCTCGTCCTCGGCTCAGATACATCTAAGTCTACATACAGCCTGACCCGGAGGATTTCAAGTCTCGCACCCAGACCACCAGCTCCCCACTTACTGATATTAAACCCATTGAGTTTGGCGTTCTCTGCACCAAAAAAGGAACCCATCCAGCCCTCGGTGCTCAGATGGACCTATACCCCAGACAACTACTTCAGAAAGTTCAAGCCCCTGCTGTACTCCCTCGACTCCAACAGCAACGATTTGGACTTCCTAACAGACGAGGAGGTCTTGTCCAAGGACCAACTAGACATGCTGCGCCTCAGCACCCAGTATGACCTGCCGCACAGCCACCTGACGGTCCAGGTGATCGAGGCCAGGGACCTGCCACCGCCCATCTCCCATGATGGCTGGTGCCAGGACATGGCCCACTGGAGCCCCTATGTCAAGATCTGTCTCCTGCCAGACCAGAGGAACTCTAAGCAGACGGGGGTCAAATGCAAGGCCCAGAAGCCTGTGTTTGAGGGGCGTTACACCATAGAGATCCCCCTCCTCGGAGCTCAGAGGAGGCCCCTGCTGCTAACCATGgtgaattttgataaattttcCCACCATTGTGTCACTGGGAAGGTGTCGGTGCCTCTGTGCCAGGTTGACCTGGTGGAAGGCAGACCTTGGTGGAAGGCGCTGGTTCCCAGATCTCAGAATGAAGTGGAGCTGGGGGAGCTGCTTCTGTCGCTGAATTCTCTCCCAAGTGCTGGGAGACTGAATGTGGATGTCATTGGAGCCAAGTCACGTCTTCAGACCGATGTGAGCCAAGGTTCAGACCCCTTTGTGAAAATCCAGCTGGTACCTGGACTCAAGCTTGTGAAAACAAAGAAGACATCCTTCTTAAGAGGCACAATCGATCCCTTCTACAATGAGTCCTTCAGCTTCAAAGTTCCCCAAGAAGAACTTGAAAATGCCAGCTCGGTGTTTACAGTGTTTGGCCACAACTTGAAAAGCAGCAACGACTTCATCGGAAGACTTGTCACCGGGCAGTACTCCTCGGGCCCCTCTGAATCCAGCCACTggtggcagatgctcaacactcaCCGACCGCCCTGGAACAGTGGCACAGCCTGA